In a single window of the Streptomyces sp. NBC_01471 genome:
- a CDS encoding RidA family protein yields the protein MEHFIRPQGSPPVNGYSHAVAFTGAMVAVSGQVPVDGNGDPVGKGDPEAQVRRVYANLIAALEAAGSDLEHVVKLTVYLTDLNDLGVFRKVRDEYQDATSPPACSLVRVAGLVHPDFRVEIDALAVVPSAG from the coding sequence ATGGAGCACTTCATACGTCCCCAAGGTTCACCGCCTGTCAACGGATACAGCCATGCGGTCGCCTTCACCGGAGCGATGGTCGCCGTCTCGGGTCAAGTTCCCGTGGACGGCAACGGTGATCCGGTCGGCAAAGGGGACCCTGAGGCGCAGGTCCGGCGGGTCTATGCGAATCTGATCGCTGCTCTGGAGGCAGCGGGTTCCGACCTGGAACACGTGGTCAAGCTAACGGTCTATCTGACTGATCTGAACGATCTGGGCGTGTTCCGCAAGGTACGAGACGAGTACCAGGACGCAACGAGCCCTCCCGCTTGTTCCTTGGTGAGGGTCGCCGGGCTGGTTCACCCGGACTTCCGGGTCGAGATCGACGCATTGGCTGTGGTGCCCAGTGCCGGGTAA
- a CDS encoding class I SAM-dependent methyltransferase, whose protein sequence is MQDFVVDPGAHNRAAWDKYVQEGNEWSRPVSAEDVERARRGDWSIVLIGREPVDRSWLPTDLAGKDVLCLASGGGQQGPILAAAGARVTVFDNSPRQLGQDQMVAARDGLELRTVLGDMRDLSALGDAAFDVVFHPVSNLFVPDLAPVWRECFRVLRPGGTLLAGFLNPDAYLFDHEALDERGELVVVHKLPYSDVTQYSAEERAAKFGADAPLEYSHTLTGQIGGQLAAGFVLTGFAEAPDQSNASAPYMSNYFATLAVKPG, encoded by the coding sequence GTGCAGGATTTTGTCGTCGACCCCGGTGCCCATAACCGGGCAGCCTGGGACAAGTATGTCCAGGAGGGCAACGAGTGGTCGAGGCCGGTGAGTGCTGAGGATGTCGAGCGCGCCCGCAGGGGCGACTGGTCGATTGTTCTCATCGGGCGTGAGCCGGTCGACCGCTCCTGGCTGCCGACGGACCTGGCCGGCAAGGACGTGTTGTGCCTGGCCTCCGGCGGTGGCCAGCAGGGTCCGATCCTCGCCGCCGCAGGGGCGCGGGTCACCGTGTTCGACAACTCGCCCCGCCAGCTCGGCCAGGACCAGATGGTGGCGGCGCGTGACGGACTTGAACTGCGCACCGTCCTGGGTGACATGCGCGACCTCAGCGCCTTGGGCGACGCAGCTTTCGATGTTGTGTTCCACCCGGTCTCGAACCTGTTTGTACCCGACTTGGCACCGGTGTGGCGTGAGTGCTTCCGTGTCCTGCGACCGGGCGGAACTCTGCTCGCGGGCTTCCTCAACCCTGATGCGTACTTGTTCGACCACGAGGCCCTCGACGAGCGCGGCGAGCTGGTCGTCGTGCACAAGCTGCCCTACAGCGATGTCACGCAGTACTCCGCCGAGGAACGCGCCGCGAAGTTCGGCGCGGATGCCCCTCTTGAATACAGCCACACCCTCACCGGCCAGATCGGCGGGCAACTCGCCGCGGGGTTCGTCCTCACCGGCTTCGCAGAAGCACCGGACCAATCCAACGCATCCGCCCCATATATGTCGAACTATTTTGCGACGCTGGCGGTCAAGCCAGGCTGA
- a CDS encoding helix-turn-helix domain-containing protein, with protein sequence MYAEHTTDPDRAAAPHPGDAWPADVPHPCESWPDNGRRFRETLDRIGDKWSVLVIGILSRGTLRFGALHQQVPGVSQRMLTLTLRHLERDGVVSRTVYAEVPPRVEYQLTPLGESLRTIVHALAQWVTDHHEEIDSARHRYDAG encoded by the coding sequence ATGTACGCAGAGCACACCACTGACCCTGATCGTGCCGCCGCCCCGCACCCGGGCGACGCCTGGCCTGCCGATGTCCCCCACCCGTGCGAGAGCTGGCCGGACAACGGCCGAAGGTTCCGGGAGACCCTCGACCGGATCGGCGACAAGTGGTCGGTCCTGGTCATCGGCATCCTCAGCCGCGGTACCCTGCGGTTCGGCGCCCTGCACCAGCAGGTTCCAGGCGTCTCCCAGCGCATGCTCACCCTCACCCTGCGCCACCTGGAACGCGACGGGGTCGTCTCCCGCACCGTCTACGCCGAGGTGCCCCCGCGCGTCGAGTACCAACTGACGCCTCTGGGCGAGAGTCTGCGCACCATCGTCCACGCGCTCGCCCAGTGGGTCACGGACCACCATGAAGAGATCGATAGCGCGCGCCACCGCTACGACGCTGGATGA
- a CDS encoding winged helix-turn-helix transcriptional regulator has protein sequence MAQQPLDQSDLRLIAALQCDGRLTTERAARVLGLNARVVHRRLAALLGSGTVRVIAVPPHGSGSTAMLLRIRVLRGKLDTITAALAARPDIPFIDMSAGGDEITAVLLADGPRSRLVFRQLPATKAITSVSAQTVLHVYADATDWRLDALTEAERTGLTPAPPTSGPPAELGPLDRDLADALLDDARVTAAALAARTGHPESTVRRHLGSLLRDRALVTQVIVDPRRLGLHVDANLYLQVPPAHLDAAGRALAAHPAVHGVLALTGPANLSAAVWLRDLEDLHSFITRDLASLSITSVDTVLVGHAVKRPGRIPVGN, from the coding sequence ATGGCGCAACAGCCCCTGGATCAGTCCGACCTACGGCTGATCGCCGCCCTGCAGTGCGACGGTCGGCTGACCACGGAGCGCGCGGCACGCGTCCTGGGACTGAACGCCCGCGTGGTCCATCGGCGCTTGGCGGCGCTGCTGGGCAGCGGAACGGTCCGGGTCATCGCCGTGCCGCCGCACGGCAGCGGGTCCACCGCGATGCTGCTGCGCATCAGGGTGCTGCGCGGCAAGCTCGACACCATCACCGCTGCGCTGGCGGCCCGGCCCGACATCCCGTTCATCGACATGTCCGCGGGCGGGGACGAGATCACCGCCGTCCTGCTGGCCGACGGACCGCGCAGCCGACTGGTGTTCCGGCAACTGCCCGCCACCAAGGCCATCACCTCCGTCAGCGCCCAGACCGTCCTGCACGTCTACGCGGACGCCACCGACTGGCGCCTGGACGCCCTGACCGAGGCCGAGCGCACCGGGCTCACCCCGGCACCGCCGACGAGCGGACCGCCGGCCGAACTGGGCCCACTGGACCGGGATTTGGCGGACGCCCTCCTTGACGACGCACGGGTCACCGCCGCCGCCCTGGCCGCGCGTACCGGGCACCCGGAGTCCACCGTCAGACGGCACCTGGGCTCGCTGCTGCGCGACCGTGCTCTGGTCACCCAAGTGATCGTGGACCCGCGCCGGCTCGGACTGCACGTCGACGCCAACCTCTACCTCCAGGTCCCGCCCGCGCACCTGGACGCGGCCGGACGCGCCCTGGCGGCCCACCCGGCTGTGCACGGCGTCCTCGCTCTGACCGGGCCGGCCAACCTGAGCGCCGCCGTATGGCTGCGCGACCTCGAAGACCTCCACAGCTTCATCACCCGGGACCTCGCGTCCCTGTCCATCACAAGCGTCGACACCGTGCTGGTGGGCCACGCTGTGAAACGACCGGGCCGTATCCCGGTCGGCAACTGA
- a CDS encoding TOMM precursor leader peptide-binding protein, translated as MTDDLLPAAARVHHDGGLLGQALVRRSGALPPPRTGIRILAADTPDAASEGARELVAGGHSFLLVAAELDRVVIGPLVRPGAPGCHRCLAARRAGARADAAEEAALRTAYGSRLTGTVSPLLTPIAADLAAHLALSRLGAAAATGQAVTMVRLADLEITRHLFLPDPHCRDCGSLPDDSPARAAIPRVPRPKPDPEVLRVRDLRTERAALEARYADDETGVLKGLRTRGLHTLPFAEAKAGPPESVDGGYGRALDFRTARVTAIAEALERLGGGRPGGRRTVVRGSHRELAARYPGGVLDPATTGSHEPHRYQEAGFPFQPYHPGLVLPWVWGYSLTREQPVLVPESLAYYRLGRHQPRAARPFVSEISNGCALGGCVEEAALYGLLELAERDAFLLTWYARMPAPALDLHTARDRRIGLLADRIQERTGYRVEVFDVTGAEGIPCFWAAAVDVQPRSAPGTEPAAPRPGVLCAGGSGLDPERGVFGALHELVTAIEAYRLIYPQRAEDAARMREDPGHVRLMDDHALLYCDPVAARRLDFLLAPGGRPPQERRNLRELAERYAWPRHTDLRADLDELVGRFAATGLEAIVVDQTTPVHTASGLSCVKVLVPGLLPMTFGHHLRRITGLDRVLTVSHHLGRSARPLRPEEVNPYPHPFP; from the coding sequence ATGACTGATGACCTCCTGCCGGCCGCCGCCCGGGTGCACCACGACGGCGGCTTGCTCGGCCAGGCCCTCGTCCGCCGTTCCGGCGCCCTGCCACCGCCGCGGACCGGGATCAGGATCCTGGCGGCCGACACACCCGACGCGGCGTCAGAAGGTGCGCGTGAGCTGGTGGCCGGCGGGCACTCGTTCCTGCTCGTCGCCGCGGAACTGGATCGCGTGGTCATCGGCCCGCTGGTCCGCCCCGGCGCCCCGGGCTGTCACCGCTGCCTCGCCGCGCGCCGCGCCGGAGCACGCGCGGACGCGGCGGAGGAGGCGGCCCTGCGCACCGCCTACGGCAGCCGCCTCACCGGCACGGTCTCGCCGCTGCTCACCCCGATCGCAGCCGACCTCGCCGCGCACCTCGCGCTGAGCCGGCTCGGCGCGGCGGCGGCCACCGGACAGGCCGTCACCATGGTCCGCCTCGCCGACCTGGAGATCACCCGGCACCTCTTTCTGCCCGACCCCCACTGCCGCGACTGCGGCAGCCTGCCCGACGACTCCCCGGCCCGCGCGGCGATCCCACGCGTCCCCCGGCCCAAGCCGGACCCCGAGGTCCTGCGGGTCCGGGACCTGCGCACCGAGCGGGCCGCGCTGGAAGCCCGCTACGCCGACGACGAGACCGGCGTGCTCAAGGGACTGCGGACCCGCGGACTGCACACCCTGCCGTTCGCGGAGGCCAAGGCCGGCCCGCCCGAGTCGGTCGACGGCGGTTACGGCCGCGCGCTCGACTTCCGTACCGCGAGGGTCACCGCGATAGCGGAGGCGCTGGAGCGGCTCGGCGGAGGCCGCCCAGGAGGGCGGCGCACCGTGGTGCGCGGCAGTCACCGCGAACTCGCCGCCCGGTACCCCGGCGGTGTACTGGACCCGGCGACCACCGGCAGCCACGAACCCCACCGCTACCAGGAAGCCGGCTTCCCCTTCCAGCCCTACCACCCCGGCCTCGTCCTGCCGTGGGTCTGGGGCTACTCCCTCACCCGCGAACAGCCGGTCCTGGTTCCGGAGAGCCTGGCGTACTACCGGCTCGGCCGTCACCAACCGCGGGCCGCCCGGCCGTTCGTCTCCGAGATCTCCAACGGCTGCGCGCTCGGCGGCTGTGTCGAGGAGGCCGCCCTGTACGGCCTGCTGGAACTCGCGGAGCGCGACGCGTTCCTGCTCACCTGGTACGCCAGGATGCCGGCGCCCGCGCTCGACCTGCACACCGCGCGCGACCGGCGGATCGGCCTGCTCGCCGACCGGATCCAGGAGCGCACCGGCTACCGCGTCGAAGTCTTCGACGTGACCGGCGCCGAGGGCATCCCCTGTTTCTGGGCCGCCGCCGTGGACGTACAGCCGCGCTCCGCTCCCGGCACGGAGCCCGCGGCGCCCCGCCCCGGCGTGCTGTGCGCCGGCGGCTCCGGGCTCGACCCGGAACGGGGCGTCTTCGGCGCACTGCATGAACTGGTCACCGCCATCGAGGCGTACCGGCTGATCTACCCGCAGCGCGCGGAGGACGCCGCCCGGATGCGCGAGGACCCCGGGCACGTCCGCCTGATGGACGACCACGCGCTGCTGTACTGCGACCCGGTCGCCGCCCGGCGCCTCGACTTCCTGCTCGCCCCCGGCGGCCGACCGCCACAAGAACGCCGGAACCTGCGCGAACTCGCGGAGCGTTACGCCTGGCCGCGCCACACCGACCTGCGTGCGGATCTCGACGAGTTGGTGGGCCGTTTCGCCGCGACCGGCCTCGAAGCGATCGTCGTCGACCAGACCACCCCGGTCCACACCGCATCCGGTCTCTCCTGCGTCAAGGTCCTCGTCCCCGGCCTGCTCCCGATGACCTTCGGACACCATCTGCGCCGCATCACCGGACTCGACCGGGTGCTGACCGTCTCGCACCACCTCGGCCGCTCCGCCCGGCCGCTCCGCCCGGAGGAGGTCAACCCGTACCCGCACCCGTTTCCCTGA
- a CDS encoding MerR family transcriptional regulator, whose translation MKQALTVGDFSRVTHLSVKTLRHYHQIGLLDPDQVDPDTGYRYYTPDQVPTAQVIRRLRDLDMPIADVKAVLAASDATARGEVIATHLDRLETELAQTRSAIESLRNLLRRPAAAQIEHITVPPLPAMGITAAVDRADLLVWWQGALGELHAAVQAQGLDPTGPSGGLYASEIFQDEHGRATVFVPVQGSVRPIGRVEPFLVPAAELAVITHHGPLADVDLTYGELGAYTTRHEISVAGPLREYYLRDARHSPDPSQWTTEIGWPIFRAEHDQ comes from the coding sequence ATGAAGCAGGCACTGACGGTCGGGGACTTCTCCCGCGTGACGCACCTGAGCGTCAAGACACTGCGGCACTACCACCAGATCGGCCTGCTGGACCCCGACCAGGTCGATCCCGACACCGGCTACCGCTACTACACGCCCGACCAGGTCCCCACCGCGCAGGTGATCCGCCGGCTGCGAGACCTGGACATGCCCATCGCCGACGTCAAAGCGGTCCTGGCCGCCTCGGACGCGACAGCGCGAGGCGAGGTGATCGCCACCCATCTGGACCGTCTGGAAACCGAGCTGGCCCAGACTCGCTCAGCGATCGAATCCCTGCGCAACCTGCTGCGGCGCCCAGCGGCGGCCCAGATCGAGCACATCACGGTGCCGCCCCTCCCGGCTATGGGCATCACCGCAGCCGTGGACCGCGCCGACCTGCTGGTGTGGTGGCAGGGCGCCCTGGGAGAACTGCACGCCGCCGTCCAGGCCCAGGGTCTGGACCCGACCGGGCCCAGTGGCGGCCTGTACGCAAGCGAGATCTTCCAGGACGAACACGGCCGGGCCACGGTCTTCGTCCCGGTGCAGGGAAGCGTGCGCCCCATCGGCCGGGTCGAGCCGTTCCTCGTCCCGGCCGCCGAGCTGGCGGTCATCACCCACCACGGCCCGCTGGCCGACGTCGATCTCACCTACGGCGAACTGGGCGCCTACACGACACGGCACGAGATCAGCGTCGCCGGCCCGCTGCGTGAGTACTACCTGCGCGACGCACGCCACAGCCCCGACCCCTCCCAGTGGACCACCGAGATCGGCTGGCCCATCTTCCGGGCAGAACACGACCAGTGA
- a CDS encoding inositol monophosphatase family protein — protein sequence MTHAALLPPMIQAARAVGSWLADRERPQPARNMARFKAVFDAVDTPAAALLHEHLDPLRPGVAWAESLYSHPLPAGEVWVVDVMDGAVQYLQGLPHWCVSLTLVQEREPVAAVLHNPGLDETYTAARGNGAHRNGAPISPSGKQDLALTLLATSQPPFAATQPQAAKAAGRSLSALLPLVGAVRNLGPTSWQIADSAAGRIDAFWQYGRDDENLLGAALIASEAGAQVTDAAGRPWQAGSDSFLAGPAVLHQQLLALLAEHR from the coding sequence ATGACCCATGCCGCACTTCTGCCCCCGATGATCCAGGCCGCCCGCGCAGTCGGGAGCTGGCTGGCCGACCGGGAACGCCCGCAGCCGGCCCGCAACATGGCCCGGTTCAAAGCCGTCTTCGACGCCGTCGACACCCCGGCGGCAGCCCTGCTTCACGAGCACCTCGACCCGCTGCGGCCCGGCGTCGCCTGGGCGGAGAGCCTGTACTCCCATCCGCTGCCCGCCGGCGAAGTGTGGGTGGTGGACGTCATGGACGGAGCGGTGCAGTACCTGCAGGGACTGCCGCACTGGTGCGTCAGCCTCACTTTGGTGCAAGAGCGGGAACCGGTGGCCGCCGTGCTGCACAACCCCGGACTGGACGAGACCTACACGGCAGCACGCGGCAACGGCGCGCACCGCAACGGGGCACCGATCTCCCCCTCGGGCAAGCAGGACCTGGCCCTGACCCTGCTTGCCACCAGCCAGCCGCCGTTCGCCGCCACCCAGCCCCAGGCGGCCAAGGCCGCCGGACGCTCCCTGAGCGCGCTCCTGCCGCTGGTCGGCGCGGTCCGCAATCTGGGCCCCACCTCGTGGCAGATCGCCGATTCGGCAGCCGGGCGCATCGACGCGTTCTGGCAGTACGGCCGCGACGACGAGAATCTGCTCGGCGCCGCGCTGATCGCCTCCGAAGCCGGCGCCCAGGTCACCGACGCCGCCGGCCGGCCGTGGCAGGCCGGGTCGGACAGTTTCCTGGCCGGCCCGGCGGTCCTGCACCAGCAGCTACTCGCCCTGCTCGCCGAGCACCGCTGA
- a CDS encoding TetR/AcrR family transcriptional regulator yields the protein MAGKKQFDMDTALDAAMIQFWRDGYADTSLDDLSRATGLNRSSIYSSLGDKDTLFLRCLDLYAARYGKKYDAALSCAASEPVAAVRAFFDVTLERIADPELPDGCLIAQSAMAIPVLSQSVAAHARQALGFQRLRLRGALKAGRMTDQGAEAFAVHAAAVNQSLAVMSRAGASPVQLLAIVGVTVDALSQALRA from the coding sequence GTGGCAGGCAAGAAGCAGTTCGACATGGACACGGCGCTCGACGCCGCGATGATCCAGTTCTGGCGCGACGGCTACGCCGACACCTCATTGGACGATTTGTCCCGGGCAACCGGCCTGAACCGCAGTTCCATCTACTCCTCCCTCGGCGACAAGGACACCCTCTTCCTGCGCTGCCTGGATCTCTACGCCGCGCGCTATGGCAAGAAGTACGACGCCGCCCTGTCGTGTGCAGCCTCGGAACCCGTTGCCGCTGTTCGTGCGTTCTTCGACGTCACCCTTGAGCGCATCGCCGATCCCGAACTGCCTGATGGATGCCTGATTGCCCAGTCAGCCATGGCAATCCCAGTGCTGAGTCAGAGCGTCGCAGCGCACGCCAGGCAGGCGCTCGGCTTCCAGCGGCTTCGCCTGCGCGGCGCGCTGAAGGCCGGCCGAATGACCGACCAGGGCGCCGAGGCCTTCGCTGTACACGCGGCGGCTGTGAACCAGTCGCTCGCCGTCATGAGCAGGGCCGGGGCGAGCCCCGTGCAGCTCCTGGCCATCGTGGGCGTGACCGTTGACGCGTTGTCGCAGGCGTTGCGCGCGTAA
- a CDS encoding alpha/beta hydrolase, with amino-acid sequence MTGPATSTPQVSESNPVRELSLQHLAGFTHRWVDADGVRLHAVDGGRPSGPTVVLLAGFPQTWWAWRKVMPRLTQRFHVIAIDLPGQGHSERPERGYDTHAVAAHVHAAVKALGVSTYSLVAHDIGAWVAFSLALNFESHLRGVALLDAGIPGITLPEAIPTDPDRAWKTWHFAFHIVPDLPETLLAGRERDYVGWFLKVKALSPDTFDDAELDHYAAAVAADGGLRASLAYYRDAAESARKNREALKGRHLTVPVLGISSSHGSVPDMAASISPWADNTTGIVVPDAGHFIPDEQPEAVAAAIADFIADAD; translated from the coding sequence GTGACCGGCCCGGCAACCAGCACTCCGCAGGTCTCCGAAAGCAACCCCGTCCGTGAGCTGTCCCTGCAGCATCTGGCCGGATTCACTCACCGCTGGGTCGACGCGGACGGCGTCCGCCTCCATGCCGTCGACGGCGGACGGCCGAGCGGCCCGACCGTCGTCCTGCTCGCCGGATTCCCGCAAACCTGGTGGGCCTGGCGCAAGGTGATGCCCCGCCTCACCCAGCGGTTCCACGTCATCGCGATCGACCTGCCGGGTCAGGGCCACTCCGAGCGTCCGGAGCGCGGCTACGACACGCACGCGGTCGCCGCGCACGTCCACGCCGCCGTGAAGGCACTCGGAGTGTCGACGTACTCCCTGGTCGCCCACGACATCGGCGCCTGGGTCGCTTTCTCCCTCGCCCTCAACTTCGAGAGCCACCTGCGCGGGGTCGCTCTGCTCGACGCGGGAATTCCCGGTATCACTCTCCCGGAGGCGATTCCCACCGACCCGGATCGAGCGTGGAAAACCTGGCATTTCGCGTTCCACATCGTGCCCGACCTGCCCGAGACGCTGCTTGCCGGCCGCGAACGCGACTACGTGGGCTGGTTCCTGAAGGTGAAGGCACTGTCTCCCGACACGTTCGACGACGCCGAGCTCGACCACTACGCGGCGGCCGTCGCCGCCGACGGCGGCCTGCGCGCTTCCCTCGCGTACTACCGAGACGCCGCGGAGTCAGCGCGTAAGAACCGCGAGGCGCTCAAGGGGCGGCACCTGACTGTGCCGGTCCTCGGAATCTCCAGCAGCCACGGCTCCGTTCCGGACATGGCCGCCTCCATCAGCCCATGGGCCGACAACACCACCGGAATCGTCGTGCCCGACGCTGGACACTTCATCCCGGACGAGCAGCCCGAAGCTGTCGCTGCCGCGATAGCGGACTTCATCGCCGACGCCGACTGA
- a CDS encoding dihydrofolate reductase family protein, with product MRKLIYGMNLTLDGYIAAPGDDIGWSGPSDELFQFWSDQLQATDLSLYGRKLWQTMSSYWPTGDQQPNATPAEIEFARRWRDMSKVVFSSTTDEVDWNTRLVTGDAVAEITRLKAEDGGPMDIGGATLAGAAMRAGLIDEYVLATAPVLVGGGTPFFTALDSWVNLNLVETRTLPGGVILTRYETRR from the coding sequence ATGCGGAAATTGATCTACGGCATGAACCTGACCCTGGACGGCTACATCGCCGCGCCCGGCGACGACATCGGCTGGAGCGGGCCGAGCGACGAGCTGTTCCAGTTCTGGTCCGACCAGTTGCAGGCGACCGACCTGTCGCTGTACGGGCGCAAGCTGTGGCAGACGATGAGTTCCTACTGGCCGACCGGCGACCAGCAGCCCAACGCCACCCCGGCGGAGATCGAGTTCGCGCGCCGCTGGCGGGACATGTCGAAGGTGGTGTTCTCCTCGACGACCGACGAGGTCGACTGGAACACCCGCCTGGTCACCGGCGACGCGGTCGCCGAGATCACCCGGCTCAAGGCCGAGGACGGCGGTCCGATGGACATCGGCGGCGCGACGCTCGCCGGGGCGGCCATGCGGGCCGGGCTGATTGACGAGTACGTGCTGGCCACCGCGCCGGTCCTGGTGGGCGGCGGCACGCCGTTCTTCACCGCGCTGGACAGCTGGGTGAACCTGAACCTGGTGGAGACGCGGACGCTTCCCGGTGGCGTGATCCTGACCAGGTACGAGACGAGGCGCTGA
- a CDS encoding VOC family protein, with amino-acid sequence MPVQRLNHAVLYVRDVERSVAFYTDLLNFRTVFRVHADGDKVLEGAFLQAEESTNDHDLAFLQVEDPASPQGPGRRPGLAHLAWEVDTLAEFQQIRGKLVQAGALAYETDHGTTKSLYASDPDGLEFEVCWLVPADRINEVEPVAFAPLDLDAVIAQFGADLPGGTGISAPARN; translated from the coding sequence ATGCCGGTCCAGCGTCTCAACCACGCCGTGCTCTACGTCCGCGACGTCGAACGCAGCGTCGCCTTCTACACCGACTTACTGAACTTCCGCACCGTCTTCCGCGTCCACGCCGACGGCGACAAGGTGCTTGAGGGCGCGTTCCTGCAGGCCGAGGAGTCGACCAACGACCACGACTTGGCCTTCCTCCAGGTCGAGGACCCGGCTTCCCCGCAGGGCCCGGGCCGACGCCCCGGGCTCGCGCACCTGGCGTGGGAGGTGGACACCCTGGCCGAGTTCCAGCAGATCCGCGGCAAGCTGGTGCAGGCAGGTGCGCTGGCCTACGAGACCGACCACGGCACGACCAAGTCGCTGTACGCCAGCGACCCGGACGGCCTGGAGTTCGAAGTGTGCTGGCTGGTGCCCGCCGACAGGATCAACGAGGTGGAGCCCGTAGCCTTCGCACCGCTCGACCTGGACGCGGTCATCGCACAATTCGGCGCCGACCTGCCGGGCGGGACCGGCATCTCCGCTCCGGCCCGCAACTGA
- a CDS encoding nuclear transport factor 2 family protein: MSDTVLIPVLAEHVRAVNAFDEDAVVATFARDAFVNDVRREFRGAAAIRRWVAKEIVGDKVTLEVTEVVDHYGDQIVRARYDGQYDKTNLHGDLIMTNYFTVCDGKITSLIIVRNEPAY, translated from the coding sequence ATGTCTGACACCGTACTGATTCCGGTGCTGGCCGAACATGTCCGCGCCGTGAACGCCTTCGACGAGGACGCCGTCGTGGCCACCTTCGCGAGGGATGCCTTCGTCAATGATGTGCGCCGCGAGTTCCGGGGTGCTGCGGCCATCCGCCGCTGGGTGGCCAAGGAGATCGTCGGCGACAAGGTCACCCTGGAGGTGACCGAGGTCGTGGACCACTACGGCGACCAGATCGTGCGCGCCCGCTACGACGGCCAGTACGACAAGACCAACCTGCACGGAGACCTGATCATGACCAACTACTTCACCGTCTGCGACGGCAAGATCACCTCGCTGATCATCGTCCGTAACGAACCCGCTTACTGA